In Palleronia sp. LCG004, a single window of DNA contains:
- a CDS encoding LrgB family protein: MTEIWSYLRQGELLWLTATLLAYLCGDRLFRLSGRSPLVNPVLVAIVILGAALILSGTRYDTYFEGAQFVHFMLGPATVSLAVPLWANRTRVGRVMLPMGAALLVGSMVALLSALGMGMALGLDRTALVSLASKSVTAPVAIGITEELGGAPTLTAVLVILTGIIGAIVVTPLFNLARLTDWRARGFSAGVASHGIGTARAFQVNETAGTFSGIGMGLNAVLTAILAPIVIRLIL; this comes from the coding sequence ATGACCGAGATCTGGTCCTATCTCCGGCAGGGGGAACTTCTGTGGCTGACCGCGACGCTGCTGGCCTATCTCTGCGGCGACAGGCTGTTCCGGCTGTCTGGACGCTCGCCGCTGGTCAATCCGGTGCTGGTCGCGATCGTCATCCTCGGGGCCGCGCTGATCCTGAGCGGGACGCGCTACGACACCTATTTCGAGGGCGCGCAGTTCGTCCACTTCATGCTGGGGCCCGCGACCGTGTCGCTGGCCGTGCCGCTCTGGGCGAACCGGACGCGCGTCGGACGGGTGATGCTGCCGATGGGGGCCGCGCTCCTCGTGGGGTCGATGGTGGCGCTGCTCTCGGCGCTCGGGATGGGGATGGCGCTGGGGCTCGACCGGACGGCGCTCGTCTCGCTCGCGTCGAAATCGGTCACGGCCCCGGTCGCGATCGGCATCACCGAGGAACTCGGCGGCGCGCCGACGCTGACGGCGGTCCTCGTGATCCTGACGGGGATCATCGGCGCGATCGTGGTCACCCCGCTCTTCAACCTCGCGCGGCTGACGGACTGGCGCGCGCGCGGCTTCTCGGCGGGCGTCGCCTCGCACGGGATCGGCACGGCGCGGGCCTTTCAGGTCAACGAGACGGCCGGGACGTTCTCGGGGATCGGGATGGGGCTGAACGCGGTCCTGACCGCGATCCTCGCCCCCATCGTGATCCGCCTGATCCTCTAG
- the trhA gene encoding PAQR family membrane homeostasis protein TrhA, which yields MSPKRRYKKAYRIESRSDAIVHYAGLCLAALAVPALLVLAVDRRGDWMVVTAIGVYCATLLAMLGASAVYNITGQHRWTPVLKRLDHSAIYLKIAGSFTPLVALTGGAGVPFLVGLWGAALGGTSLKMLAPDRLRWLGLALYLGMGWVGVWAGGGVFSSLSPGAMWLIVIGGLLYTIGVAFFLWEALPYHTTIWHVFVLVATGLIYSAILVEVLRDLEPELIEMLSPALIDGAP from the coding sequence ATGAGCCCCAAGCGCAGATACAAGAAGGCCTACCGGATCGAATCGCGCAGCGACGCGATCGTGCATTACGCGGGCCTGTGCCTCGCGGCACTCGCCGTGCCCGCCCTCCTCGTGCTGGCGGTCGACCGGCGCGGCGACTGGATGGTCGTGACGGCGATCGGCGTCTATTGCGCCACGCTTCTCGCCATGCTCGGGGCCTCGGCCGTCTACAACATCACCGGCCAGCACCGCTGGACCCCCGTGCTGAAACGGCTCGACCATTCGGCAATCTACCTCAAGATCGCGGGCAGCTTCACGCCGCTCGTGGCGCTGACGGGCGGGGCGGGCGTGCCGTTCCTCGTGGGGCTCTGGGGTGCGGCGCTCGGCGGCACCTCTCTCAAGATGCTGGCCCCCGACCGGCTGCGCTGGCTGGGGCTCGCGCTCTATCTCGGGATGGGCTGGGTCGGCGTCTGGGCGGGCGGCGGGGTCTTCTCCTCGCTCAGCCCCGGCGCGATGTGGCTCATCGTGATCGGCGGATTGCTCTACACGATCGGGGTGGCCTTCTTCCTGTGGGAAGCTCTGCCCTATCACACGACGATCTGGCACGTCTTCGTGCTCGTCGCCACGGGCCTCATCTATTCCGCCATCCTGGTCGAGGTGCTCCGCGATCTCGAGCCCGAGCTGATCGAGATGCTGTCCCCCGCCCTGATCGACGGCGCGCCCTGA
- a CDS encoding xanthine dehydrogenase family protein subunit M — protein MKPFDYVRASDAAGVKEAGGRIIAGGTNLLDLMKHQIETPSTLVDVTRLDMTEVEQAENSLRIGALVTNSELAAHESVRRDYPVLSRALLAGATGQLRNKATTGGNLMQRTRCPYFYDTTQACNKREPGLGCQAMEGANRILAVLGASDKCIATHPSDMAVAMRALDARIEIDSVDRGTELLTMDEFYVLPGDDPSVETVLNPGDLITAVHLPTAPKGRQTYRKVRDRSSYAFALVSVAGIVETQGGKITEAALAFGGLAPRPWRDTAVEEVLVGEAPSEALFDKAADVLLADAKGHGDNDFKIPLARRTLKAVLGELTGAS, from the coding sequence ATGAAACCGTTCGATTATGTCCGCGCAAGCGATGCGGCCGGCGTCAAGGAAGCCGGTGGCAGGATCATCGCGGGCGGGACCAACCTGCTCGACCTGATGAAACACCAGATCGAGACACCGTCGACCCTCGTCGATGTCACGCGTCTCGACATGACCGAGGTGGAGCAGGCCGAGAACTCCCTGAGGATCGGCGCGCTCGTGACCAATTCCGAGCTTGCCGCGCATGAGAGCGTCAGGCGCGACTATCCCGTCCTGAGCCGCGCGCTGCTTGCCGGCGCGACGGGCCAGCTGAGGAACAAGGCCACCACGGGCGGCAACCTGATGCAGCGCACGCGGTGCCCGTATTTCTACGACACCACGCAGGCCTGCAACAAGCGCGAGCCGGGGTTGGGCTGCCAGGCGATGGAGGGGGCCAACCGCATCCTCGCCGTGCTGGGGGCATCCGACAAGTGCATCGCGACGCACCCGTCCGACATGGCGGTCGCCATGCGCGCGCTCGATGCGCGGATCGAGATCGACTCGGTCGATCGTGGCACCGAGCTTCTGACCATGGACGAGTTCTACGTGCTGCCGGGCGACGATCCGTCGGTCGAGACGGTCCTGAATCCCGGCGACCTGATCACCGCCGTGCATCTGCCGACGGCCCCGAAGGGGCGTCAGACCTATCGCAAGGTGCGTGACAGATCGTCCTATGCCTTCGCGCTGGTTTCCGTGGCAGGCATCGTCGAGACGCAGGGCGGCAAGATCACCGAGGCCGCGCTGGCCTTCGGCGGGCTCGCGCCGCGTCCCTGGCGCGACACGGCCGTGGAGGAGGTGCTGGTGGGCGAAGCCCCGTCCGAGGCGCTTTTCGACAAGGCGGCCGACGTGCTGCTGGCCGATGCGAAGGGCCATGGCGACAACGATTTCAAGATACCGCTCGCGCGTCGCACGTTGAAGGCGGTGCTGGGCGAACTGACGGGAGCTTCGTGA
- a CDS encoding glutathione S-transferase family protein codes for MTDLRDFEITRKWQPEDPSKLQLYSFPTPNGQKVAIMLEELGLPYEPHKVTLSDADVKSPEFLSLNPNNKIPAIIDPDGPGGEPIGLFESGAILMYLAEKTGRFMGTGTQRWETITWLQWQMAGLGPMFGQMGFFVKLGGKEIEDPRPRERYVGEAKRLLGVLERKLDGYDWVAGEYSIADMAIAPWLRALDFYEAKEMVGWDGHPRVAAYLDRFLERPAVQRGLDIPSRE; via the coding sequence ATGACAGACCTCAGAGATTTCGAGATCACGCGCAAATGGCAGCCGGAAGACCCCTCGAAGCTGCAGCTCTATTCCTTTCCGACGCCGAACGGGCAGAAGGTCGCGATCATGCTCGAGGAGCTCGGCCTGCCCTACGAGCCGCACAAGGTGACGCTGTCCGACGCGGACGTGAAATCGCCGGAATTCCTGTCGCTGAACCCGAACAACAAGATCCCCGCGATCATCGACCCGGACGGGCCCGGCGGAGAACCCATCGGCCTGTTCGAGAGTGGTGCGATCCTGATGTACCTGGCCGAGAAGACCGGCCGCTTCATGGGAACGGGCACGCAGCGCTGGGAGACGATCACCTGGCTGCAATGGCAGATGGCCGGGCTCGGGCCGATGTTCGGGCAGATGGGATTCTTCGTGAAGCTCGGCGGCAAGGAGATCGAGGACCCCCGCCCGCGCGAGCGGTATGTCGGCGAGGCGAAGCGGCTTCTCGGGGTGCTCGAACGCAAGCTCGACGGCTACGACTGGGTGGCGGGAGAGTATTCCATCGCCGACATGGCCATCGCGCCGTGGCTCAGGGCGCTCGATTTCTACGAGGCGAAGGAGATGGTCGGATGGGACGGGCATCCGCGGGTCGCGGCCTATCTCGACCGGTTCCTCGAACGGCCGGCGGTGCAGCGCGGGCTCGACATCCCCAGCCGGGAGTGA
- a CDS encoding CidA/LrgA family protein has protein sequence MIVPIVVLLMLQLAGEVAARGLDLPVPGPVIGLVLLLVALALRPSLEDLLRPVTSTLLGNLSLLFVPAGVGIVGHLDTLRESGVALVGIIIASTILALLAGAWTFAAIARVTGGEDPT, from the coding sequence ATGATCGTGCCCATCGTCGTTCTCCTGATGCTGCAGCTCGCGGGGGAGGTCGCGGCGCGCGGGCTCGACCTGCCGGTGCCGGGGCCCGTCATCGGCCTTGTCCTGCTGCTTGTCGCGCTGGCGCTGAGACCGTCGCTGGAGGATCTGCTGCGGCCGGTGACGAGCACGCTGCTGGGCAATCTCTCGCTGCTCTTCGTGCCGGCGGGCGTCGGGATCGTCGGGCATCTCGACACGCTGAGGGAGAGCGGCGTCGCGCTGGTGGGGATCATCATCGCCTCGACCATCCTCGCGCTGCTGGCGGGGGCATGGACATTCGCCGCGATCGCGCGCGTGACGGGCGGGGAGGACCCGACATGA
- the mscL gene encoding large conductance mechanosensitive channel protein MscL, with product MIREFKDFIAKGNVMDLAVGIIIGAAFTAIVSSLVGDIINPVIAVFTGGIDFSGWFYTLGEGDYSSIEAAQTAGVPVFAVGRFVMAVINFFIIAFVVFMLVKIVNRVKSAAERPDDVVPEVKTGPSEIDVLLEIRDALKRDGTPRG from the coding sequence ATGATCAGGGAATTCAAGGATTTCATCGCCAAGGGCAACGTCATGGATCTCGCCGTCGGGATCATCATCGGCGCGGCCTTCACGGCCATCGTCAGCTCGCTCGTGGGCGACATCATCAACCCGGTCATCGCCGTCTTCACCGGGGGTATCGACTTCTCGGGGTGGTTCTACACGCTGGGCGAGGGCGACTACAGCTCGATCGAGGCGGCGCAGACGGCGGGCGTTCCCGTCTTCGCGGTCGGGCGCTTCGTCATGGCGGTCATCAACTTCTTCATCATCGCCTTCGTGGTCTTCATGCTCGTGAAGATCGTCAATCGCGTGAAATCGGCGGCGGAACGGCCCGACGACGTGGTGCCCGAGGTCAAGACGGGCCCGTCCGAGATCGACGTCCTGCTCGAGATCCGCGACGCGCTCAAGCGCGACGGCACGCCTCGCGGCTGA
- a CDS encoding pyridoxine 5'-phosphate synthase, with protein sequence MSDPLRLGVNIDHVATVRNARGGALPDPVRAAKLAEEAGADGITAHLREDRRHISDDDIERLMDALRVPLNFEMAATDEMQAIALRHRPHAVCLVPERREERTTEGGLDILREEDRLARFIAPLREAGARVSMFIAADRGQIDAAARIGAQVVELHTGAYCDAHAEGHFGDRDAELARIAEMAGHAAARGLEVHAGHGLTYESVPPIAALPQVVELNIGHFLIGEAIFRGLAPAIAEMRRVMDDSRRN encoded by the coding sequence GATCACGTCGCCACCGTGCGAAACGCCCGCGGCGGCGCGCTGCCCGATCCGGTCCGGGCCGCGAAGCTGGCCGAGGAGGCGGGGGCCGACGGCATCACCGCGCATCTGCGCGAGGATCGCCGCCATATCTCGGACGACGACATCGAACGGCTGATGGATGCCCTCAGGGTGCCGCTCAACTTCGAGATGGCCGCCACCGACGAGATGCAGGCCATCGCGCTGCGCCACCGGCCGCATGCCGTCTGCCTCGTCCCCGAAAGGCGGGAGGAGCGCACGACCGAGGGCGGGCTCGACATCCTGCGCGAGGAAGACCGCCTCGCGCGCTTCATCGCCCCGCTCAGGGAGGCCGGCGCGCGGGTGTCGATGTTCATCGCCGCCGACCGGGGCCAGATCGACGCCGCGGCCCGGATCGGCGCGCAGGTAGTCGAACTGCATACGGGGGCTTATTGCGATGCCCATGCCGAAGGGCATTTCGGGGACAGGGATGCCGAGCTTGCCCGCATCGCCGAGATGGCCGGCCATGCCGCGGCGCGCGGGCTCGAGGTTCATGCGGGCCACGGTCTCACCTACGAGAGCGTGCCGCCGATCGCGGCCCTCCCGCAGGTGGTCGAGCTCAATATCGGGCATTTCCTGATCGGCGAGGCGATCTTCCGCGGCCTCGCCCCCGCGATCGCGGAGATGCGCCGCGTGATGGACGACAGCCGCAGGAACTGA
- a CDS encoding 2Fe-2S iron-sulfur cluster-binding protein — MKLTLNVNGEDRDLDIDPRTTLLDALRNHLELTGSKKGCDHGQCGACTILLNGRRINACLTLAVMHEGDEILTIEGVGQPGSLSPLQRAFVQNDGYQCGYCTPGQIMSAKGMMAEFDLGWPSNVSDDLTAVPDFSRTEIRERMSGNLCRCSAYPGICAAIEEAAPEERNTGTEAAE, encoded by the coding sequence ATGAAATTAACGCTGAACGTGAATGGCGAGGATCGCGACCTCGACATCGATCCGCGCACCACACTTCTCGATGCGCTTCGCAACCATCTCGAACTGACGGGGTCCAAGAAAGGCTGCGACCACGGTCAGTGCGGGGCCTGCACCATCCTTCTGAACGGACGCCGGATCAACGCCTGCCTCACGCTTGCCGTGATGCACGAGGGCGACGAGATCCTGACGATCGAAGGGGTGGGACAGCCCGGATCGCTGTCGCCGCTGCAGCGCGCCTTCGTCCAGAACGACGGCTATCAGTGCGGGTACTGCACGCCCGGCCAGATCATGTCGGCCAAGGGCATGATGGCCGAGTTCGACCTCGGATGGCCGTCGAACGTGTCAGACGACCTGACCGCCGTTCCCGATTTCAGTCGCACCGAGATCCGCGAACGGATGAGCGGGAACCTTTGCCGCTGCTCGGCCTATCCGGGCATCTGCGCGGCGATCGAGGAAGCCGCGCCCGAGGAACGCAACACCGGAACGGAGGCCGCCGAATGA
- the smc gene encoding chromosome segregation protein SMC, protein MRFTKLRLNGFKSFVDPTDLVIHDGLTGVVGPNGCGKSNLLEALRWVMGENRPTAMRGGGMEDVIFAGTSSRSARNFAEVAIHIDNSERLAPAAFNDTDQIEIIRRITRDAGSAFKAAGRDVRARDVQMLFADASTGSQSPALVRQGQISELINAKPKSRRRVLEEAAGISGLYQRRHEAELKLKGAEANLARLDDVIDQMAQQLSQLARQAKQAARYREIGARLREAEGLLLYRRWREADTARAVAVAEMEDRVARAGEAERAARQAVEAREAAEIALPPLREEDSIAAAILQRLQVERATLDEEATRAERAIETLEARLEQIARDGAREEALNADAGESIDRLMAEAAELTQAGEGAADALSEAEGEAETAARILADREGDLGRMTEEVARLAARHQSAERLVAEGRTNRDRAEAAASKARTAVEEAEAALSRAGAAQEVAEGAQGDAQARAEAAEAALAGVEASRAEIQSREAEARAARSEIEGELGAIRAEAAALEKLVARGDDAGDQLVDALSVAPGYEAALGAALADDLRARVSEEGSGWRTLPDYDEPQALPAGVGPLAAQVKMPDLLARRLAQVGIVEAGDGARLQADLKPGQRLVSREGDLWRWDGLCARAADAPSAEALRLQQVNRLEALRADLAGLEARASEARDAHEAIGVEAKAQSRAEADAREARRAADASVAALGRDLSRAEADRNIADGKLESARLAVARHDEEAGAARKAMAEAEAQRDGLDDLDALRARVEDLKIAVEAARIAMLSKRSAHDELDREIAARERRQTAIEKELAGWRGRLGNADSRLADLARRREATETELAAARSRPAELKARRETLDRDASGAEARRVKAAEALSAAESALTEAARAERDTERAAGEAREARASAGARRDAAGEAAEAAAHRIEEALDTTPAQLLEGLGADPEKMPPANEIEAEIARLRQQRDAMGAVNLRAEEDASEIEGEHSGLVAEKADLEGAIAELRRGIAGLNREGRERLLAAFERVNENFGMLFKHLFGGGEARLELVESDDPLDAGLEILCSPPGKRLSTLSLLSGGEQTLTAMALIFAVFLANPAPICVLDEVDAPLDDANVTRFCDMLDEMCRQTETRFLIITHHAVTMARMDRLFGVTMGEQGVSQLVSVDLKKAEAMVA, encoded by the coding sequence ATGCGATTCACGAAGCTCAGGCTCAACGGCTTCAAGTCTTTCGTGGACCCGACCGACCTGGTCATCCATGACGGGCTGACCGGTGTGGTCGGGCCGAATGGCTGCGGCAAGTCCAACCTGCTCGAGGCGTTGCGCTGGGTGATGGGCGAAAACCGCCCGACCGCCATGCGCGGCGGCGGGATGGAGGACGTGATCTTCGCCGGCACGTCGAGCCGGTCGGCGCGCAATTTCGCCGAGGTCGCGATCCATATCGACAATTCCGAGCGTCTGGCCCCGGCGGCCTTCAACGATACCGACCAGATCGAGATCATCCGCCGGATCACCCGCGATGCGGGCTCGGCCTTCAAGGCGGCGGGCCGCGACGTCCGGGCGCGCGACGTGCAGATGCTCTTCGCCGATGCCTCGACCGGCTCGCAATCTCCGGCCCTCGTCCGGCAGGGTCAGATTTCCGAACTCATCAACGCCAAGCCCAAATCCCGCCGCCGCGTCCTCGAGGAGGCGGCGGGCATTTCGGGGCTCTATCAGCGTCGCCACGAGGCCGAGCTCAAGCTCAAGGGGGCCGAGGCGAACCTCGCGCGGCTTGACGACGTGATCGACCAGATGGCCCAGCAGCTCTCGCAGCTCGCCCGCCAGGCGAAGCAGGCGGCGCGCTACCGCGAGATCGGCGCGCGCCTGCGCGAGGCCGAGGGGCTCTTGCTCTATCGCCGCTGGCGCGAGGCCGACACCGCCCGCGCGGTTGCCGTCGCCGAGATGGAAGACCGTGTCGCCCGAGCGGGCGAGGCCGAACGCGCCGCACGGCAGGCCGTCGAGGCCCGCGAGGCGGCCGAGATCGCGCTGCCGCCCCTCCGCGAGGAGGATTCCATCGCCGCCGCGATCCTCCAGCGGCTGCAGGTCGAGCGTGCGACGCTCGACGAGGAGGCGACCCGCGCGGAGCGCGCCATCGAGACGCTCGAGGCCCGGCTCGAACAGATCGCCCGCGACGGTGCGCGGGAAGAGGCGCTCAACGCCGATGCGGGCGAGAGCATCGACAGGCTCATGGCCGAGGCCGCCGAGCTGACCCAGGCGGGCGAGGGCGCCGCCGATGCGCTTTCCGAGGCCGAAGGGGAGGCCGAGACGGCCGCCCGCATCCTCGCCGATCGGGAAGGGGATCTCGGGCGCATGACCGAAGAGGTCGCCCGCCTCGCCGCGCGGCACCAATCGGCCGAGCGGCTGGTGGCCGAGGGCCGCACCAACCGCGACCGCGCCGAGGCCGCCGCCTCCAAAGCGCGCACCGCCGTGGAGGAGGCCGAGGCCGCGCTCTCCCGCGCCGGTGCCGCGCAGGAGGTCGCCGAGGGCGCGCAGGGCGACGCACAGGCCAGGGCAGAGGCGGCCGAGGCCGCGCTTGCCGGGGTCGAGGCGAGCCGTGCCGAAATCCAGTCGCGCGAGGCCGAGGCCCGCGCCGCGCGGTCCGAGATCGAGGGCGAACTCGGCGCGATCCGGGCCGAGGCCGCGGCGCTCGAAAAGCTGGTGGCGCGCGGCGACGATGCGGGCGACCAGCTCGTCGATGCGCTGAGCGTCGCGCCGGGATACGAGGCCGCGCTGGGCGCGGCGCTGGCCGACGATCTGCGCGCGCGGGTCTCGGAGGAGGGATCGGGCTGGCGGACGCTGCCCGATTACGACGAACCGCAGGCGCTTCCGGCCGGTGTTGGGCCGCTCGCCGCGCAGGTGAAGATGCCGGATCTGCTCGCGCGGCGTCTGGCGCAGGTGGGCATCGTCGAGGCCGGGGATGGGGCGCGGCTGCAGGCGGATCTGAAGCCGGGACAGAGGCTCGTCAGCCGCGAGGGCGACCTCTGGCGCTGGGACGGGCTTTGCGCGCGGGCGGCCGACGCGCCGTCGGCCGAGGCGCTGAGATTGCAGCAGGTCAATCGGCTGGAGGCCCTGCGCGCCGATCTGGCCGGGCTCGAGGCCCGCGCGAGCGAGGCGCGGGACGCGCATGAGGCGATCGGGGTCGAGGCCAAGGCGCAATCCCGCGCCGAGGCCGATGCGCGCGAGGCGCGGCGCGCGGCCGATGCGTCGGTCGCGGCGCTGGGGCGCGATCTGAGCCGGGCCGAGGCCGATCGCAACATCGCCGACGGCAAGCTCGAATCCGCGCGCCTCGCCGTCGCGCGCCACGACGAGGAGGCCGGGGCCGCCCGCAAGGCGATGGCCGAGGCCGAGGCGCAGCGCGACGGGCTCGACGATCTGGATGCGCTGCGGGCGCGGGTCGAGGATCTGAAGATCGCGGTCGAGGCCGCGCGGATCGCGATGCTGTCGAAACGCTCGGCTCATGACGAGCTCGATCGCGAGATCGCGGCGCGGGAGCGGCGGCAGACGGCCATCGAGAAGGAGCTGGCGGGCTGGCGCGGGCGGCTCGGCAATGCCGACAGCCGGCTCGCGGATCTGGCGCGCCGCCGCGAGGCGACCGAGACCGAGCTTGCCGCCGCGCGGAGCCGCCCCGCCGAGCTGAAGGCCCGCCGCGAAACGCTCGACCGCGATGCGAGCGGCGCGGAGGCGCGCCGCGTCAAGGCGGCCGAGGCGCTGAGTGCCGCCGAGAGCGCGCTGACGGAGGCCGCACGCGCCGAACGCGACACCGAGCGCGCGGCCGGAGAGGCGCGCGAGGCGCGGGCGAGCGCGGGCGCGCGACGCGATGCCGCAGGCGAGGCCGCCGAGGCCGCCGCGCACCGGATCGAGGAGGCGCTCGACACGACGCCCGCGCAATTGCTCGAAGGGTTGGGGGCCGATCCCGAGAAGATGCCGCCGGCCAACGAGATCGAGGCCGAGATCGCCCGGCTGCGCCAACAACGCGACGCGATGGGCGCGGTCAACCTGCGTGCCGAGGAGGATGCGAGCGAGATCGAGGGCGAGCATTCCGGGCTTGTCGCCGAGAAGGCCGATCTCGAAGGCGCGATCGCCGAGCTGCGGCGCGGGATCGCCGGGCTGAACCGCGAGGGCCGCGAGCGTCTTCTGGCCGCGTTCGAGCGTGTGAACGAGAATTTTGGCATGCTTTTCAAGCACCTTTTCGGAGGCGGAGAGGCGCGGCTGGAGCTGGTGGAATCGGACGATCCGCTCGATGCTGGGCTCGAGATCCTGTGCTCGCCGCCGGGCAAGCGGCTGAGCACGCTGAGCCTTCTGAGCGGGGGAGAGCAGACCTTGACGGCGATGGCGCTGATTTTTGCGGTCTTCCTCGCCAATCCCGCGCCGATCTGCGTGCTCGACGAGGTGGACGCGCCGCTCGACGACGCGAACGTCACGCGGTTCTGCGACATGCTCGACGAGATGTGCCGCCAGACCGAGACGCGGTTCCTCATCATCACCCATCATGCCGTGACGATGGCGCGGATGGACCGGCTTTTCGGCGTGACGATGGGCGAGCAGGGCGTCTCGCAGCTTGTCAGCGTGGATCTGAAGAAGGCCGAGGCGATGGTCGCCTGA
- a CDS encoding Mrp/NBP35 family ATP-binding protein — MGVTREDVLSALGGLKDPATGQDLVAADVIRAMTVDGGTVRFVIEIDPKAAKAYEPVRAEAQARVQALPGVETASVVLTAHSKPADPPELKAARKPAPKPEAVPGVDRIVAIGSGKGGVGKSTVSANLACALAAEGRRVGLLDADVYGPSQPRMMGVSGRPASPDGKTILPMRNHGVTMMSIGLMVAEGQAVAWRGPMLMGALQQMLMQVKWGELDILLVDLPPGTGDVQMTLAQKARLDGAIMVSTPQDVALLDARKGIDMFNTLKTPLHGLIENMSTHVCSNCGHEEHIFGHGGVAREAEKLGVPLLAEIPLHLDIRTAADDGVPIVVSHPDSAQAQSFRDLARRLIADGLA, encoded by the coding sequence ATGGGCGTGACCCGCGAGGACGTTCTGAGCGCGCTCGGCGGGCTGAAGGATCCTGCGACGGGGCAGGACCTCGTCGCGGCCGACGTCATCCGGGCGATGACGGTCGATGGCGGCACGGTGCGCTTCGTGATCGAGATCGACCCGAAGGCGGCGAAGGCCTACGAGCCCGTCCGCGCGGAGGCACAGGCGCGGGTGCAGGCGCTGCCGGGGGTCGAGACGGCCTCGGTCGTGCTGACGGCGCATTCGAAACCCGCCGATCCGCCGGAACTCAAGGCGGCGCGCAAGCCCGCGCCGAAGCCCGAGGCCGTTCCGGGCGTGGACCGGATCGTCGCCATCGGATCGGGCAAGGGCGGCGTCGGCAAGTCGACCGTGTCGGCCAACCTCGCCTGCGCGCTCGCGGCCGAGGGACGGCGCGTCGGCCTTCTCGATGCGGATGTCTACGGGCCCTCGCAGCCGCGCATGATGGGCGTGTCGGGCCGCCCGGCGAGCCCCGACGGCAAGACGATCCTGCCGATGCGCAACCACGGCGTCACGATGATGTCGATCGGCCTGATGGTGGCCGAGGGACAGGCCGTGGCCTGGCGCGGACCGATGCTGATGGGCGCGCTGCAGCAGATGCTGATGCAGGTAAAATGGGGCGAGCTCGACATCCTGCTGGTGGACCTGCCGCCCGGGACGGGTGACGTGCAGATGACGCTGGCGCAGAAGGCGCGGCTCGACGGGGCGATCATGGTCTCGACCCCTCAGGACGTGGCACTGCTCGATGCCCGGAAGGGGATCGACATGTTCAACACGCTGAAGACGCCGCTTCACGGCCTGATCGAGAACATGAGCACGCATGTCTGTTCGAATTGCGGCCACGAGGAGCATATCTTCGGCCATGGCGGCGTCGCGCGCGAAGCCGAGAAGCTCGGGGTGCCGCTGCTGGCGGAGATCCCGCTCCATCTCGATATCCGGACGGCGGCGGATGACGGCGTGCCGATCGTGGTCTCGCATCCCGACAGCGCGCAGGCGCAATCGTTCCGCGACCTCGCCCGCCGCCTGATCGCGGACGGCCTCGCCTGA